The Chitinophagales bacterium genomic sequence CATTCCCAAAGGCCACAATGTCCAGCGTATCTTTCGGGTAGCGGGTAGTAATGAGCTCACTCAGTGCCATGGCTACTTTCTTGGCAGGAGTTATACGGTCTTCTCCATACAGTATCATCGAGTGCGATATATCTATCATCAGCACGGTAGATGTCTGCGTTTTGAAGTCCATTTCATGTATCTCCAGGTCGTCCTGGTGCATATCCAGTTGCTCTATGCCTCGGTTGATGAGGGAGTTGCGTATACTGCCTGTATAGTCAATAGCATCCAGCCGGTCGCCAAATTCGTAGGGGCGTGTCTCCGGGTTCAGTTCATCGCCATTCCCTGTCTTGAAAGTATGGTGATTTCCCCTGTTGCCTTTCTTCAGCTTGCCGAATATCTCGTCCAGCGAGCGCTTGCGGATGGTCTGCTCTGTTTTGCCCGTTATAGCAAAGCTGCCGTCATTCTCCTGTTCTTTCAGGTACCCTTTGGCCTTCAGGTCTTCAATAAAATCACCTATGCCATAATCATCATCCGTTAGTTTATACTCCCTGTCCAGTTGTGTCAGCCAGTCCAGTGCTTCGGTAGCATCGCCACTGGTGTATTGCAGCAACTCCATAAACAGGTTGAACAACTTCTCAAAAGGCGTCTTCCCTTCCTGCTCTTTGAACTGTGTAAATAATATACCCTTCATGACT encodes the following:
- a CDS encoding VWA domain-containing protein; its protein translation is MKGILFTQFKEQEGKTPFEKLFNLFMELLQYTSGDATEALDWLTQLDREYKLTDDDYGIGDFIEDLKAKGYLKEQENDGSFAITGKTEQTIRKRSLDEIFGKLKKGNRGNHHTFKTGNGDELNPETRPYEFGDRLDAIDYTGSIRNSLINRGIEQLDMHQDDLEIHEMDFKTQTSTVLMIDISHSMILYGEDRITPAKKVAMALSELITTRYPKDTLDIVAFGNDAWQIEMKDLPYLQVGPYHTNTVAGLEMAMDILRRRKNPNKQIFMITDGKPTCLKIGNKYYKNSFGIDSKILNKTLNLAGQLRRLKIPVITFMIANDPYLQDFVRNFTEVNNGKAFYSSLDGLGSFIFEDYEKNKKKRMR